A single genomic interval of Cellulosilyticum sp. I15G10I2 harbors:
- the cls gene encoding cardiolipin synthase yields the protein MIHVFLVKVTWLDIFLYINILLVLSVIFLSRKNISTTWAWIMIMLSIPIVGFVLYCFIGQDLRKRKTFSKKEEEDRFLAVVHRQQTSLAYPINEFNNALIKTYENLISLHLNAHEALYTEDNSINIITDGKELFNMLFESINSAKKYIHIEYYIIRNDELGKAFKNLLIKKAQEGVEVFLLYDDMGCFGIPKKYFYELKNAGVKVACFFPSFIPFIKLRVNYRNHRKICVIDGVTAYLGGFNIGEEYVGLNKKLGYWRDTHLKITGSAVRLIDLQFLLDRRFATNENISLDKYIPIETNNAPGNIGMQIVSSGPDSKHASVRNGYIKMIHEAKKSIYIQTPYFIPDEGVLMAIKLAALSGIDVRIMIPNKPDHVCVYWATYAYIGEVLDCGVRCYTYEKGFLHAKTIVIDDTICSVGTANFDIRSFKLNFEINAFIYDTSASKELSRVFRSDLKDCKELTPAIYKSRSLLIKFKESISRLISPIL from the coding sequence ACGACTTGGGCATGGATTATGATTATGCTCTCTATCCCAATTGTAGGTTTTGTTTTATATTGCTTTATCGGCCAAGATCTCCGCAAACGAAAAACATTTAGCAAAAAGGAAGAAGAAGATAGATTTCTAGCTGTTGTACATAGACAACAAACCTCCCTTGCATATCCCATTAATGAATTTAATAATGCCCTTATTAAAACCTATGAAAATCTTATAAGCCTTCATCTCAATGCCCATGAAGCACTATACACTGAGGATAATAGCATCAATATTATTACCGATGGTAAAGAGCTTTTTAATATGCTTTTTGAAAGCATTAATAGTGCAAAAAAATATATTCATATTGAATATTATATTATACGTAATGATGAACTTGGGAAAGCTTTTAAAAATCTTCTTATAAAAAAAGCTCAAGAAGGTGTTGAAGTTTTCTTGCTCTATGACGATATGGGCTGCTTTGGTATTCCAAAAAAATATTTTTATGAACTAAAAAATGCAGGCGTCAAAGTAGCTTGCTTTTTTCCATCTTTTATCCCCTTTATTAAGCTACGTGTAAACTATAGAAATCATCGTAAAATTTGTGTAATTGATGGTGTTACAGCCTATCTTGGAGGTTTTAACATCGGTGAAGAATACGTAGGGCTTAATAAAAAACTTGGCTATTGGCGTGATACGCATCTTAAAATAACAGGCAGTGCAGTACGTTTAATTGATTTGCAATTTTTATTAGACCGCAGATTTGCAACAAACGAAAATATTTCTTTAGATAAATATATTCCCATTGAGACAAATAACGCACCTGGTAACATAGGGATGCAGATTGTCTCAAGCGGACCAGACTCAAAACACGCTAGTGTACGCAATGGTTATATCAAAATGATTCATGAAGCCAAAAAATCTATTTACATTCAAACACCCTATTTCATCCCTGACGAAGGTGTTCTTATGGCTATTAAACTTGCTGCACTTTCTGGGATAGATGTTAGAATTATGATTCCTAATAAACCAGATCACGTCTGTGTTTATTGGGCAACTTATGCCTATATAGGTGAAGTTCTTGATTGTGGGGTACGATGCTATACCTATGAAAAAGGATTCCTACACGCTAAAACAATCGTTATAGATGATACTATTTGCTCAGTAGGTACGGCTAACTTTGATATACGCAGCTTTAAGCTTAACTTTGAAATAAATGCTTTCATCTACGATACATCTGCGTCTAAAGAGCTTTCCCGCGTATTTCGCAGCGATTTAAAAGACTGCAAAGAATTAACCCCTGCGATCTATAAAAGCAGAAGCTTGCTGATTAAGTTCAAGGAATCTATCTCTAGACTAATATCTCCTATATTATAA
- a CDS encoding FapA family protein: MSEHQSGIDNSIDSAKPVNEIVVVEISRDRMLAVLWFEAPKNGGNKLTGDQIRSEIDRKGIKKGLDLELLDKLVLSRQYDYKYIVAKGMQPENGKDAVLTLTFDADSIKNFRPKQNQDGTVDFKNLNVVHNVKKGEILATKIPATEGVDGYNVLDQSIRAKKGKDTRMPKGKNTELSEDNLTLLASVDGKLEYDGHNIYINTVYTLNGDLDSGIGNIDFLGSVSITGSVKSGYTIKAEGSVEVKGPVEDAIIIAGGDIILSYGIQGTEKGKLVSGGNIVAKFIQNATVEARKDVITEAIIHSHVSAGNSIKVETGKGTIVGGSVAATNMIFAKSIGSPMGTVTSVQIGILPSLYQNHKKIEAELQEKRASLTKVEQSIKFLLSKSKEVKLDMQKQIMLQKLSDARRPLIEEIETLKKEYDELSNTLREAQDGIIKVVDIMHPGVRLMIGNTIKYVDDSKVHCTIRKVDGDIHIGL; the protein is encoded by the coding sequence GGTATTGATAATAGTATAGATAGTGCTAAGCCAGTCAATGAAATAGTAGTGGTTGAAATATCCAGAGATAGGATGCTTGCCGTATTATGGTTTGAAGCACCTAAAAATGGAGGAAATAAATTAACTGGTGACCAAATTAGAAGTGAGATAGATAGAAAGGGTATTAAAAAAGGTTTGGATTTAGAACTTCTCGATAAACTAGTACTCAGCAGACAATATGATTATAAATATATTGTCGCAAAAGGTATGCAGCCTGAAAACGGAAAAGATGCAGTACTTACATTAACTTTTGATGCTGATAGTATTAAAAATTTTAGGCCTAAACAGAATCAAGATGGAACAGTTGATTTTAAAAACCTCAATGTTGTTCATAATGTAAAAAAAGGAGAAATATTAGCAACTAAAATACCAGCGACAGAGGGTGTTGATGGCTATAATGTATTAGATCAGAGCATTAGAGCGAAAAAGGGAAAAGACACCAGAATGCCAAAAGGGAAAAATACAGAATTATCAGAAGACAATTTAACCCTTTTGGCCTCAGTGGATGGCAAACTAGAATATGATGGACATAATATTTATATTAATACCGTGTATACTCTAAATGGCGATTTAGACAGTGGTATAGGTAATATAGACTTTTTAGGGAGTGTTAGCATCACCGGTAGTGTGAAATCGGGTTATACTATAAAAGCAGAAGGATCTGTAGAAGTTAAAGGACCTGTAGAAGATGCTATTATCATAGCAGGCGGCGATATTATTCTTAGCTATGGCATACAGGGAACAGAAAAGGGCAAGCTGGTTTCAGGTGGTAATATTGTTGCAAAGTTTATTCAGAATGCTACTGTGGAAGCACGCAAAGATGTTATTACAGAGGCTATTATTCATTCGCATGTTTCGGCAGGTAATAGTATTAAAGTCGAAACTGGCAAAGGAACAATTGTTGGAGGAAGCGTTGCAGCGACTAACATGATCTTTGCCAAAAGTATAGGTTCACCAATGGGAACTGTTACATCCGTACAAATAGGTATTTTACCAAGTCTTTATCAAAATCATAAAAAAATAGAAGCTGAACTTCAAGAAAAAAGAGCAAGTTTAACTAAAGTTGAGCAAAGTATAAAGTTTCTACTCTCAAAATCTAAAGAAGTAAAATTAGATATGCAAAAACAAATAATGCTTCAAAAACTTAGTGATGCCAGAAGACCTTTGATTGAGGAGATAGAAACGCTTAAGAAAGAGTATGATGAATTATCTAATACGTTACGAGAAGCACAGGATGGCATTATTAAAGTTGTAGATATTATGCATCCGGGAGTCAGACTTATGATAGGCAACACAATTAAATATGTAGATGATTCAAAGGTGCATTGTACCATCAGAAAGGTAGATGGAGATATACACATTGGACTATAA